CTCCTTGGCCTGCGCCTCGGTCCAGCCGAAGCTGGCGATCTGCGGCTGACAGTAGGTCGCGCGCGGGATCATGACGTAGTCGAGCTCCATCGTCTCGGCGTTGCCGATGGTCTCGGCGGCGATGATCCCCATCGCCTCGGCGGCATGCGCCAGCATCAGTTTCGCCGTGACGTCACCGATCGCGAAGATGTGCGGCACGTTCGTACGACACCGGCCGTCGACCTCGATGGCGCCACGGTCGGTCAGCTTGACACCGGTGTTTTCCAGGCCGTAACCGGAAACCCGCGGCGCGAAACCGATCGCCTGGAGCACCTTGTCGGTCTCCAGCACCTGCTGCTCGCCGTTTTTCGAGACCGTCACGCGCACTTTGTCGCCGCTGTCGTCGATCGACTCGACGCGCGTCGAGGTGAGCGTGTCGATGCCGAGCTTGCGATATGCCCGCGCCAGCTCCTTGGAAACCTCGGCGTCCTCCAGCGGCACCAAACGGTCGAGGAACTCCACGATGGTGACCTTCACGCCGTAGCTGTTGAGCACGTACGCGAACTCCACGCCGATCGCGCCGGCACCGGCGATCACGATGCTCTCCGGCAGCGTGTCGGACAGGATCTGCTCCTCGTACGTGACGACCCGCTCGCTCAACGAGGTGCCCGGCAGCAGCTTGGTGGTGGAGCCAGCGGCGATGATGCAGTTGCCGAAGGTCACCGTCTCCTCGCCACCGTCGGCGAGCTTCACCCGCAGCGTGTTGGCGTCGGTGAAGGTGCCCCAGCCGGTGAACTCGGCGATCTTGTTTTTCTTCATCAGATAGTGCACGCCCTTGACGCGGCCGTCGGCGACCTGGCGGCTGCGCTCGTACGCCTTGCCGTAGTCGACCGACACCGTGCCGTCGACCTCGATGCCGAAGGTCTTCGCCTCGTGCTGGAAGATGTGCGCCAGCTCGGCGTTGCGCAGCAGCGCCTTCGACGGGATGCAGCCGACGTTGAGGCACACCCCGCCCCAGTATTTCTCCTCGACGACGGCGACCGAGAAGCCCAGCTGCGCGGCCCGGATGGCGGCCACGTACCCACCTGGGCCAGCACCCAGGACAACGACGTCAAAGTGTTGAGTCACAGGCCGGATGATATTTCGCCGGACCGGCCGCCGCTCATCCTGGCCCGCGCCGGGGAGGGGTCCCCGCCGCCGCTCGTACGATCGCCGCGTGACCGTACGACTCGTCGCCGTCCTCGCGGCGCTCGCCGTCCTCGCCGGCTGTGGATCAGCGCCCAAGCCGAAGCCGTCCCCGTCACCGACCGGGCCCAGTCCGGCGCTGGTGTCGTGGTCCAACGCGTACTGCGGTGCGACCAAGGACCTCCGGTTTCTGGTGTACACGCTGCCGAAAGGCTTCGACATCAAGTCCGAGGCCGACCGGCCGAAGGCGGCGGCCGCTCTGCAGACCCTCGACACCAAGCTCACCGCCACCGTCGCGGCGCTGAGAAAACTGCCGAAGGCGCCGGCGCCACGCGCCAACACGCTGGCCGCCGGCGAGCTGAGCTTCTACGCCGGCCTGCTGGCGAAGGTCACCGAATACCGGACGTTGCTGCCACGAGCTCCGCTGTCGTACGCGCAGTCGGCGCTGACGTTGACCGAGCTCGACCTCTCGCAGCACACGCCGGCGGTCGAGACCGACAGCGTGCCAGGCCTGCGCGCAGCCATGGACGCCAGTCCCAACTGCCGCCTGTCCTGACCGGAGTAAGACTGGAGGCATGCATCCTCTTCGATTCGGCCTCAAGCTGAGCCAGGGCGCCACCATCGACACGCTCAAGTCCGTCTGGCGGATCGCCGACGAGTCCGGCTTCGACCACTGCTGGAACATGGACCACTTCGCCAGCCTCGGCCAGGACGACAAGCTGGACATCTTCGAGGCGTGGACCGCGCTCGCCGGCATGGCCGCGCTGACCAGCCGCGTACGCATCGGCTGCTCGGTCACCGGCAACACCTACCGGCATCCGGGCGTACTCGCCAAGATGGCGGTCACCGTCGACCACCTCTGCGGTGGGCGGCTGGAGTTTGGCATCGGCTCGGCGTGGGCCGAAAACGAGCACACCATGCTGGGGCTGCCGTTTGGCACCGCGCGCGACCGGGCCGACTGGTTCGAGGAGTCGCTGAAGATCATCACGTCGCTGTGGACACAGCCCCTGACGACCTTCGAAGGCCAGCACTACGAGCTGGAGAACGCGATCGCCGAGCCAAAGCCGGTGCAGAAACCGCATCCGCCGATCTGGATCGGCGGCAGCGGCCGCAAACGTACGCTCCGGCTGGCCGCCGAATACGCGGCCGTGTGGAACGCCGCCGGCGGCGAGCCGGAGCAGGTCGCCGAGGCGGCGGCGGTGCTGGACCAGCACTGCGAGGACATCGGACGCGACCCGGCCGACATCCGGCGGTCCGTACAGATCCGCTTCGACTCCGCCGAGCAGGTGCTGCGTGCGGTCGAGGCGTTCGCCAAGATCAACGTCACCGAGCTGCTGTTGATCGTCAACCGCGACCCGGTGCGCCAGGCCGAGGAGCTGGCCGCCCTGCTCCCCCGCCTCCGCACCCTCGGCTAGCCGGTTTTTCGCCGCAGGGACTCCTACCTGCACCTGGCGCACGTAGGGAGCTAGCGACCGTTGAGGTAGGCGAGGACGGCGAGGACGCGGCGGTTGGTGTCGTCGGACGGGCCGATGCCGAGCTTGGCGAAGATGTTGGCCGAGTGCTTGCCGACGGCGCCCTCGCTGACGTACAGCCGCGCCGCGATCGCCGCGTTGGAGCAGCCTTCGGCCATCAGCGACAGCACCTCGCGCTCGCGTGGCGTCAGCGCGGCCAGCGGCTCGTCGCGGGAGTTGCTGGCCAGCAGCTTGGCGATCACCTCGGGGTCCATCGCGGTGCCACCGGCGGCCACCCGGCGTACGGCGTCGATGAACTGGTCGGCGTTGAACACGCGGTCCTTGAGCAGATAGCCGATCGCGCCGGACCCGTCGGCCAGCAGCTCGCGCGCGTACAACTGCTCCACGTGCTGCGACAACACCAGTACGGGCAGGCCCGGCCTCTCCCGGCGTGCGTGCAGCGCGGCCTGCAGGCCTTCGTCGGTGAAGGTCGGCGGCAGGCGTACGTCGACGATCGCCACGTCGGGATGCTCGTCGGCCAGCGCACGCTGCAGCTCCGGCCCGCTCGCGACCGCCGCCGCGATGTCGAAGCCGTGTGCCGACAGCAGATGCGTCAGGCCGTCTCGGAGGAGGTAGAGGTCCTCGGCGAGAACAACACGC
The nucleotide sequence above comes from Fodinicola acaciae. Encoded proteins:
- the lpdA gene encoding dihydrolipoyl dehydrogenase, translating into MTQHFDVVVLGAGPGGYVAAIRAAQLGFSVAVVEEKYWGGVCLNVGCIPSKALLRNAELAHIFQHEAKTFGIEVDGTVSVDYGKAYERSRQVADGRVKGVHYLMKKNKIAEFTGWGTFTDANTLRVKLADGGEETVTFGNCIIAAGSTTKLLPGTSLSERVVTYEEQILSDTLPESIVIAGAGAIGVEFAYVLNSYGVKVTIVEFLDRLVPLEDAEVSKELARAYRKLGIDTLTSTRVESIDDSGDKVRVTVSKNGEQQVLETDKVLQAIGFAPRVSGYGLENTGVKLTDRGAIEVDGRCRTNVPHIFAIGDVTAKLMLAHAAEAMGIIAAETIGNAETMELDYVMIPRATYCQPQIASFGWTEAQAKEQGFDVKVAKFPFSANGKAPGLNDTSGFVKILSDAKYGEIIGAHLVGPDVTELLPELTLAQQWDLTVHEVARNVHAHPTLGEAVKEAIHGLAGHMINL
- a CDS encoding LLM class F420-dependent oxidoreductase, yielding MHPLRFGLKLSQGATIDTLKSVWRIADESGFDHCWNMDHFASLGQDDKLDIFEAWTALAGMAALTSRVRIGCSVTGNTYRHPGVLAKMAVTVDHLCGGRLEFGIGSAWAENEHTMLGLPFGTARDRADWFEESLKIITSLWTQPLTTFEGQHYELENAIAEPKPVQKPHPPIWIGGSGRKRTLRLAAEYAAVWNAAGGEPEQVAEAAAVLDQHCEDIGRDPADIRRSVQIRFDSAEQVLRAVEAFAKINVTELLLIVNRDPVRQAEELAALLPRLRTLG
- a CDS encoding LuxR C-terminal-related transcriptional regulator, with translation MRVVLAEDLYLLRDGLTHLLSAHGFDIAAAVASGPELQRALADEHPDVAIVDVRLPPTFTDEGLQAALHARRERPGLPVLVLSQHVEQLYARELLADGSGAIGYLLKDRVFNADQFIDAVRRVAAGGTAMDPEVIAKLLASNSRDEPLAALTPREREVLSLMAEGCSNAAIAARLYVSEGAVGKHSANIFAKLGIGPSDDTNRRVLAVLAYLNGR